The Pan troglodytes isolate AG18354 chromosome 8, NHGRI_mPanTro3-v2.0_pri, whole genome shotgun sequence genome window below encodes:
- the LOC134807038 gene encoding uncharacterized protein LOC134807038: MPGSLRGADPTQDERRQIAGDAPGDPRALAGRGVVGRTYTGSGEASGRLGLQLVLATEELLRDSAIGCTFCDRCQPVGAQRLLAQSLALAAPGPEDREVVKLLIAAYVRRRARRHKGASSATSQGRVFRDVTRARLPRRHKGASSATSQGRVFRDVTRARLRRHHRGGPLASQRRGCSATSLGRYGSWSWAVFSSEWGLMMIIPHLLRDKDQRATTATSPRTRQCWGTENEGVQLWPSQSSGGDETHLPLSLWARLMPGASVDRGHAPGLPKLEKAARLRSEGQNSTVSPTESRWEQGQWLPRLCGRIRFLAVEVACTPQLVLPVSNDWSFLLLSLHLPPSPSPALLL, translated from the exons ATGCCGGGCAGCCTCAGAGGGGCCGACCCTACCCAGGATGAGCGGCGCCAGATAGCCGGGGACGCTCCCGGGGATCCCCGGGCCCTGGCTGGGAGAGGCGTTGTGGGGCGCACGTACACAGGCTCAGGTGAGGCGAGTGGGCGGCTGGGGCTGCAGCTGGTGCTGGCCACTGAGGAGCTTCTGCGCGACAGTGCGATCGGTTGCACCTTCTGCGACAGGTGCCAGCCGGTTGGCGCGCAGCGCCTGCTAGCGCAGAGTCTGGCCCTTGCTGCTCCTGGCCCCGAAGACCGGGAAGTCGTAAAGCTCCTCATCGCAGCTTATGTGCGGCGGCG GGCGCGACGTCACAAGGGCGCGTCTTCCGCGACGTCACAAGGGCGCGTCTTCCGCGACGTCACAAGGGCGCGTCTTCCGCGACGTCACAAGGGCGCGTCTTCCGCGACGTCACAAGGGCGCGTCTTCCGCGACGTCACAAGGGCGCGTCTTCGCCGACACCATAGAGGTGGGCCTTTGGCGAGTCAGAGGCGCGGGTGTTCGGCCACGTCACTGGGGCGCTATGGTTCCTGGAGCTGGGCAGTCTTCTCGTCAGAGTGGGGACTG atgatGATTATTCCCCACCTTCTAAGAGACAAAGACCAACGAGCCACCACAGCCACCAGTCCCAGAACCCGCCAATGCTGGGGAACGGAAAATGAGGGAGTTCAACTCTG GCCCTCACAATCCAGTGGAGGAGACGAAACTCATCTGCCTCTGTCCCTCTGGGCACGCCTCATGCCAGGTGCATCTGTGGACAGGGGCCATGCTCCTGGGCTTCCAAAGTTGGAGAAAGCTGCCAGGCTCAG GTCTGAAGGCCAGAATTCTACAGTAAGTCCTACTGAGTCAAGGTGGGAGCAGGGTCAGTGGCTTCCGAGGCTCTGCGGGAGAATCCGTTTCCTGGCCGTAGAGGTGGCCTGCACTCCTCAGCTTGTGCTGCCCGTCTCGAATGACTGGAGTTTCCTGCTTCTGTCACTAcacctcccaccctctccatCACCTGCTCTGCTCTTATAA